From Lytechinus variegatus isolate NC3 chromosome 16, Lvar_3.0, whole genome shotgun sequence, the proteins below share one genomic window:
- the LOC121429669 gene encoding protein FAM124A-like isoform X3, whose amino-acid sequence MAFLAPPKIEMPAIDWMPIDPASPQFGMSSPSGSSVSSEESNDGDLTKDPYGITLHFVTDPGESIKLRKLIHPLVKHFDHSFKMFNIAERSRPNGQFNKANGGARDIFPALSVMLFLHIDEDVDDRRISSAQEYLARKPWKYHHNSRVPGKLYLCEPNFQNFYTTEQDMPLWAVRQVHYGKEHLRFMLYASRENWEDMIRFYTLVLNRKVEYQKEDFCYFVTHTRDSSDIQFALKRIPEDYSVRPLYTSFLQFKVREIGELVPLLPNSCSPISPQRWQTTDPDGNVTLILVTKKVGTNNNSALTPRRQSVDVLQQLIAPKPLKPKAKQALQTVLDEDEEDSQ is encoded by the exons ATGGCGTTCCTCGCTCCGCCTAAAATCGAAATGCCTGCAATCGACTG gATGCCGATAGATCCGGCTTCACCCCAGTTCGGCATGTCATCTCCATCGGGGTCCAGTGTATCTA GTGAGGAATCTAATGATGGAGACTTGACGAAGGATCCTTACGGAATCACACTACACTTCGTCACCGATCCGGGAGAGAGCATCAAGTTACGGAAACTCATCCACCCTCTCGTGAAACACTTCGACCATTCCTTCAAGATGTTCAACATTGCAGAACGCAGCAGACCCAACGGGCAGTTCAACAAGGCCAATGGCGGCGCCAGAGACATTTTCCCGGCACTGTCCGTCATGTTGTTCCTGCACATCGACGAGGATGTTGACGATAGGAGGATATCTTCAGCGCAGGAATACCTTGCGAGGAAACCTTGGAAGTACCACCACAACTCACGGGTTCCGGGGAAGTTGTACCTATGTGAACCCAACTTTCAGAACTTCTACACCACCGAACAGGACATGCCACTGTGGGCGGTGCGGCAGGTCCACTACGGCAAAGAACATCTCAGGTTTATGCTCTACGCGAGTCGGGAGAACTGGGAGGACATGATCCGGTTCTACACCTTAGTGCTAAATCGAAAAGTAGAATACCAAAAAGAGGACTTCTGTTACTTTGTAACGCACACAAGAGATTCTTCGGACATCCAGTTCGCGCTCAAGCGGATCCCTGAGGACTATTCGGTCAGACCGCTTTATACGTCGTTCCTGCAGTTCAAAGTGCGCGAGATTGGTGAGCTGGTGCCATTGCTTCCGAACTCGTGCTCGCCGATCAGTCCCCAGAGGTGGCAGACTACAGACCCCGACGGCAATGTGACCTTGATCCTGGTGACCAAGAAGGTTGGGACAAATAACAATAGCGCCCTCACCCCCCGAAGACAGTCTGTGGACGTCCTGCAGCAATTGATTGCCCCAAAGCCATTGAAACCTAAGGCCAAACAAGCCTTACAGACTGTCCTGGACGAAGATGAAGAAGACTCACAGTAG
- the LOC121429669 gene encoding protein FAM124A-like isoform X4: protein MESFLAKTVDSYLMPIDPASPQFGMSSPSGSSVSSEESNDGDLTKDPYGITLHFVTDPGESIKLRKLIHPLVKHFDHSFKMFNIAERSRPNGQFNKANGGARDIFPALSVMLFLHIDEDVDDRRISSAQEYLARKPWKYHHNSRVPGKLYLCEPNFQNFYTTEQDMPLWAVRQVHYGKEHLRFMLYASRENWEDMIRFYTLVLNRKVEYQKEDFCYFVTHTRDSSDIQFALKRIPEDYSVRPLYTSFLQFKVREIGELVPLLPNSCSPISPQRWQTTDPDGNVTLILVTKKVGTNNNSALTPRRQSVDVLQQLIAPKPLKPKAKQALQTVLDEDEEDSQ from the exons atggaATCTTTTCTTGCCAAGACAGTGGACTCTTATTT gATGCCGATAGATCCGGCTTCACCCCAGTTCGGCATGTCATCTCCATCGGGGTCCAGTGTATCTA GTGAGGAATCTAATGATGGAGACTTGACGAAGGATCCTTACGGAATCACACTACACTTCGTCACCGATCCGGGAGAGAGCATCAAGTTACGGAAACTCATCCACCCTCTCGTGAAACACTTCGACCATTCCTTCAAGATGTTCAACATTGCAGAACGCAGCAGACCCAACGGGCAGTTCAACAAGGCCAATGGCGGCGCCAGAGACATTTTCCCGGCACTGTCCGTCATGTTGTTCCTGCACATCGACGAGGATGTTGACGATAGGAGGATATCTTCAGCGCAGGAATACCTTGCGAGGAAACCTTGGAAGTACCACCACAACTCACGGGTTCCGGGGAAGTTGTACCTATGTGAACCCAACTTTCAGAACTTCTACACCACCGAACAGGACATGCCACTGTGGGCGGTGCGGCAGGTCCACTACGGCAAAGAACATCTCAGGTTTATGCTCTACGCGAGTCGGGAGAACTGGGAGGACATGATCCGGTTCTACACCTTAGTGCTAAATCGAAAAGTAGAATACCAAAAAGAGGACTTCTGTTACTTTGTAACGCACACAAGAGATTCTTCGGACATCCAGTTCGCGCTCAAGCGGATCCCTGAGGACTATTCGGTCAGACCGCTTTATACGTCGTTCCTGCAGTTCAAAGTGCGCGAGATTGGTGAGCTGGTGCCATTGCTTCCGAACTCGTGCTCGCCGATCAGTCCCCAGAGGTGGCAGACTACAGACCCCGACGGCAATGTGACCTTGATCCTGGTGACCAAGAAGGTTGGGACAAATAACAATAGCGCCCTCACCCCCCGAAGACAGTCTGTGGACGTCCTGCAGCAATTGATTGCCCCAAAGCCATTGAAACCTAAGGCCAAACAAGCCTTACAGACTGTCCTGGACGAAGATGAAGAAGACTCACAGTAG
- the LOC121429669 gene encoding protein FAM124A-like isoform X1 — protein sequence MPSRSRRLEEEKRRRLLYDYLSCCRSGFYSVQHAQHHQMPIDPASPQFGMSSPSGSSVSSEESNDGDLTKDPYGITLHFVTDPGESIKLRKLIHPLVKHFDHSFKMFNIAERSRPNGQFNKANGGARDIFPALSVMLFLHIDEDVDDRRISSAQEYLARKPWKYHHNSRVPGKLYLCEPNFQNFYTTEQDMPLWAVRQVHYGKEHLRFMLYASRENWEDMIRFYTLVLNRKVEYQKEDFCYFVTHTRDSSDIQFALKRIPEDYSVRPLYTSFLQFKVREIGELVPLLPNSCSPISPQRWQTTDPDGNVTLILVTKKVGTNNNSALTPRRQSVDVLQQLIAPKPLKPKAKQALQTVLDEDEEDSQ from the exons ATGCCATCGAGGTCAAGACGACTCGAAGAGGAGAAGAGAAGACGACTCCTCTATGATTACCTTTCATGCTGTAGGAGTGGTTTCTACTCCGTACAACATGCTCAACATCATCA gATGCCGATAGATCCGGCTTCACCCCAGTTCGGCATGTCATCTCCATCGGGGTCCAGTGTATCTA GTGAGGAATCTAATGATGGAGACTTGACGAAGGATCCTTACGGAATCACACTACACTTCGTCACCGATCCGGGAGAGAGCATCAAGTTACGGAAACTCATCCACCCTCTCGTGAAACACTTCGACCATTCCTTCAAGATGTTCAACATTGCAGAACGCAGCAGACCCAACGGGCAGTTCAACAAGGCCAATGGCGGCGCCAGAGACATTTTCCCGGCACTGTCCGTCATGTTGTTCCTGCACATCGACGAGGATGTTGACGATAGGAGGATATCTTCAGCGCAGGAATACCTTGCGAGGAAACCTTGGAAGTACCACCACAACTCACGGGTTCCGGGGAAGTTGTACCTATGTGAACCCAACTTTCAGAACTTCTACACCACCGAACAGGACATGCCACTGTGGGCGGTGCGGCAGGTCCACTACGGCAAAGAACATCTCAGGTTTATGCTCTACGCGAGTCGGGAGAACTGGGAGGACATGATCCGGTTCTACACCTTAGTGCTAAATCGAAAAGTAGAATACCAAAAAGAGGACTTCTGTTACTTTGTAACGCACACAAGAGATTCTTCGGACATCCAGTTCGCGCTCAAGCGGATCCCTGAGGACTATTCGGTCAGACCGCTTTATACGTCGTTCCTGCAGTTCAAAGTGCGCGAGATTGGTGAGCTGGTGCCATTGCTTCCGAACTCGTGCTCGCCGATCAGTCCCCAGAGGTGGCAGACTACAGACCCCGACGGCAATGTGACCTTGATCCTGGTGACCAAGAAGGTTGGGACAAATAACAATAGCGCCCTCACCCCCCGAAGACAGTCTGTGGACGTCCTGCAGCAATTGATTGCCCCAAAGCCATTGAAACCTAAGGCCAAACAAGCCTTACAGACTGTCCTGGACGAAGATGAAGAAGACTCACAGTAG
- the LOC121429669 gene encoding protein FAM124A-like isoform X5, producing MPPQSSPKTSRMPIDPASPQFGMSSPSGSSVSSEESNDGDLTKDPYGITLHFVTDPGESIKLRKLIHPLVKHFDHSFKMFNIAERSRPNGQFNKANGGARDIFPALSVMLFLHIDEDVDDRRISSAQEYLARKPWKYHHNSRVPGKLYLCEPNFQNFYTTEQDMPLWAVRQVHYGKEHLRFMLYASRENWEDMIRFYTLVLNRKVEYQKEDFCYFVTHTRDSSDIQFALKRIPEDYSVRPLYTSFLQFKVREIGELVPLLPNSCSPISPQRWQTTDPDGNVTLILVTKKVGTNNNSALTPRRQSVDVLQQLIAPKPLKPKAKQALQTVLDEDEEDSQ from the exons ATGCCACCACAATCATCTCCAAAAACTTCAAG gATGCCGATAGATCCGGCTTCACCCCAGTTCGGCATGTCATCTCCATCGGGGTCCAGTGTATCTA GTGAGGAATCTAATGATGGAGACTTGACGAAGGATCCTTACGGAATCACACTACACTTCGTCACCGATCCGGGAGAGAGCATCAAGTTACGGAAACTCATCCACCCTCTCGTGAAACACTTCGACCATTCCTTCAAGATGTTCAACATTGCAGAACGCAGCAGACCCAACGGGCAGTTCAACAAGGCCAATGGCGGCGCCAGAGACATTTTCCCGGCACTGTCCGTCATGTTGTTCCTGCACATCGACGAGGATGTTGACGATAGGAGGATATCTTCAGCGCAGGAATACCTTGCGAGGAAACCTTGGAAGTACCACCACAACTCACGGGTTCCGGGGAAGTTGTACCTATGTGAACCCAACTTTCAGAACTTCTACACCACCGAACAGGACATGCCACTGTGGGCGGTGCGGCAGGTCCACTACGGCAAAGAACATCTCAGGTTTATGCTCTACGCGAGTCGGGAGAACTGGGAGGACATGATCCGGTTCTACACCTTAGTGCTAAATCGAAAAGTAGAATACCAAAAAGAGGACTTCTGTTACTTTGTAACGCACACAAGAGATTCTTCGGACATCCAGTTCGCGCTCAAGCGGATCCCTGAGGACTATTCGGTCAGACCGCTTTATACGTCGTTCCTGCAGTTCAAAGTGCGCGAGATTGGTGAGCTGGTGCCATTGCTTCCGAACTCGTGCTCGCCGATCAGTCCCCAGAGGTGGCAGACTACAGACCCCGACGGCAATGTGACCTTGATCCTGGTGACCAAGAAGGTTGGGACAAATAACAATAGCGCCCTCACCCCCCGAAGACAGTCTGTGGACGTCCTGCAGCAATTGATTGCCCCAAAGCCATTGAAACCTAAGGCCAAACAAGCCTTACAGACTGTCCTGGACGAAGATGAAGAAGACTCACAGTAG
- the LOC121429669 gene encoding protein FAM124A-like isoform X2 produces MKFLGVLDISSTESKGSMFCRAPPKSELIQMPIDPASPQFGMSSPSGSSVSSEESNDGDLTKDPYGITLHFVTDPGESIKLRKLIHPLVKHFDHSFKMFNIAERSRPNGQFNKANGGARDIFPALSVMLFLHIDEDVDDRRISSAQEYLARKPWKYHHNSRVPGKLYLCEPNFQNFYTTEQDMPLWAVRQVHYGKEHLRFMLYASRENWEDMIRFYTLVLNRKVEYQKEDFCYFVTHTRDSSDIQFALKRIPEDYSVRPLYTSFLQFKVREIGELVPLLPNSCSPISPQRWQTTDPDGNVTLILVTKKVGTNNNSALTPRRQSVDVLQQLIAPKPLKPKAKQALQTVLDEDEEDSQ; encoded by the exons ATGAAGTTTTTGGGTGTACTAGATATATCTTCCACCGAAAGCAAAGGCAGCATGTTTTGCCGAGCGCCGCCGAAAAGTGAATTGATTCA gATGCCGATAGATCCGGCTTCACCCCAGTTCGGCATGTCATCTCCATCGGGGTCCAGTGTATCTA GTGAGGAATCTAATGATGGAGACTTGACGAAGGATCCTTACGGAATCACACTACACTTCGTCACCGATCCGGGAGAGAGCATCAAGTTACGGAAACTCATCCACCCTCTCGTGAAACACTTCGACCATTCCTTCAAGATGTTCAACATTGCAGAACGCAGCAGACCCAACGGGCAGTTCAACAAGGCCAATGGCGGCGCCAGAGACATTTTCCCGGCACTGTCCGTCATGTTGTTCCTGCACATCGACGAGGATGTTGACGATAGGAGGATATCTTCAGCGCAGGAATACCTTGCGAGGAAACCTTGGAAGTACCACCACAACTCACGGGTTCCGGGGAAGTTGTACCTATGTGAACCCAACTTTCAGAACTTCTACACCACCGAACAGGACATGCCACTGTGGGCGGTGCGGCAGGTCCACTACGGCAAAGAACATCTCAGGTTTATGCTCTACGCGAGTCGGGAGAACTGGGAGGACATGATCCGGTTCTACACCTTAGTGCTAAATCGAAAAGTAGAATACCAAAAAGAGGACTTCTGTTACTTTGTAACGCACACAAGAGATTCTTCGGACATCCAGTTCGCGCTCAAGCGGATCCCTGAGGACTATTCGGTCAGACCGCTTTATACGTCGTTCCTGCAGTTCAAAGTGCGCGAGATTGGTGAGCTGGTGCCATTGCTTCCGAACTCGTGCTCGCCGATCAGTCCCCAGAGGTGGCAGACTACAGACCCCGACGGCAATGTGACCTTGATCCTGGTGACCAAGAAGGTTGGGACAAATAACAATAGCGCCCTCACCCCCCGAAGACAGTCTGTGGACGTCCTGCAGCAATTGATTGCCCCAAAGCCATTGAAACCTAAGGCCAAACAAGCCTTACAGACTGTCCTGGACGAAGATGAAGAAGACTCACAGTAG
- the LOC121429669 gene encoding protein FAM124A-like isoform X6, translated as MPIDPASPQFGMSSPSGSSVSSEESNDGDLTKDPYGITLHFVTDPGESIKLRKLIHPLVKHFDHSFKMFNIAERSRPNGQFNKANGGARDIFPALSVMLFLHIDEDVDDRRISSAQEYLARKPWKYHHNSRVPGKLYLCEPNFQNFYTTEQDMPLWAVRQVHYGKEHLRFMLYASRENWEDMIRFYTLVLNRKVEYQKEDFCYFVTHTRDSSDIQFALKRIPEDYSVRPLYTSFLQFKVREIGELVPLLPNSCSPISPQRWQTTDPDGNVTLILVTKKVGTNNNSALTPRRQSVDVLQQLIAPKPLKPKAKQALQTVLDEDEEDSQ; from the exons ATGCCGATAGATCCGGCTTCACCCCAGTTCGGCATGTCATCTCCATCGGGGTCCAGTGTATCTA GTGAGGAATCTAATGATGGAGACTTGACGAAGGATCCTTACGGAATCACACTACACTTCGTCACCGATCCGGGAGAGAGCATCAAGTTACGGAAACTCATCCACCCTCTCGTGAAACACTTCGACCATTCCTTCAAGATGTTCAACATTGCAGAACGCAGCAGACCCAACGGGCAGTTCAACAAGGCCAATGGCGGCGCCAGAGACATTTTCCCGGCACTGTCCGTCATGTTGTTCCTGCACATCGACGAGGATGTTGACGATAGGAGGATATCTTCAGCGCAGGAATACCTTGCGAGGAAACCTTGGAAGTACCACCACAACTCACGGGTTCCGGGGAAGTTGTACCTATGTGAACCCAACTTTCAGAACTTCTACACCACCGAACAGGACATGCCACTGTGGGCGGTGCGGCAGGTCCACTACGGCAAAGAACATCTCAGGTTTATGCTCTACGCGAGTCGGGAGAACTGGGAGGACATGATCCGGTTCTACACCTTAGTGCTAAATCGAAAAGTAGAATACCAAAAAGAGGACTTCTGTTACTTTGTAACGCACACAAGAGATTCTTCGGACATCCAGTTCGCGCTCAAGCGGATCCCTGAGGACTATTCGGTCAGACCGCTTTATACGTCGTTCCTGCAGTTCAAAGTGCGCGAGATTGGTGAGCTGGTGCCATTGCTTCCGAACTCGTGCTCGCCGATCAGTCCCCAGAGGTGGCAGACTACAGACCCCGACGGCAATGTGACCTTGATCCTGGTGACCAAGAAGGTTGGGACAAATAACAATAGCGCCCTCACCCCCCGAAGACAGTCTGTGGACGTCCTGCAGCAATTGATTGCCCCAAAGCCATTGAAACCTAAGGCCAAACAAGCCTTACAGACTGTCCTGGACGAAGATGAAGAAGACTCACAGTAG